The following coding sequences lie in one Flavobacterium cyclinae genomic window:
- the lysS gene encoding lysine--tRNA ligase, translating to MQLSEQEIIRRDKLNALRELGINPYPADLFPVNHTSKQVKENFEEGKKVILAGRLMSVRDQGKASFAELQDSEGRIQLYFNRDMLCPGEDKTLYNQVFKKLTDLGDFIGIEGELFMTKVGAMCVRVDDFKMLSKTLKPLPLPKTDEEGHVFDAFTDPELRYRMRYVDLVVNPQVKEVFMKRTKLFTAMRTFFNDAGYMEVETPVLQSIPGGAAARPFITHHNSLDIPLYMRIANELYLKRLIVGGFDGVYEFSKNFRNEGMDRTHNPEFTAMEIYVAYKDYNWMMEMTENLLEYCATQVNGTTKATFGDHEVDFKAPYARVTMTDAIKQFTGFDITGKTEDELREAAKSMGIEVNDTMGKGKLIDEIFGEKCEGNFIQPTFITDYPKEMSPLCKSHRDNPDLTERFELMVCGKEIANAYSELNDPIDQRERFVAQMELAAKGDDEANGIIDEDFLRALEYGMPPTSGLGIGMDRLIMFLTNNQSIQEVLFFPQMRPEKKGPELTEDEKHIIEILKANEGISIGDLKTKSELSGKKWDAASKGLSKHGLMRVVVDGDNKIAEYLGK from the coding sequence ATGCAACTTTCGGAACAAGAAATCATTAGAAGAGACAAATTAAACGCTTTACGCGAACTTGGAATTAACCCTTATCCAGCGGATTTATTTCCGGTAAATCACACTTCAAAGCAAGTGAAGGAAAATTTTGAAGAAGGTAAGAAGGTTATTTTGGCTGGACGTTTGATGAGTGTTCGTGATCAAGGAAAAGCTTCGTTTGCCGAACTTCAAGATAGCGAAGGTAGAATTCAGTTGTATTTTAATCGTGATATGCTTTGCCCTGGTGAGGATAAAACACTTTACAATCAAGTTTTTAAAAAATTGACTGATTTAGGTGACTTTATTGGAATTGAAGGAGAATTATTCATGACAAAAGTGGGTGCAATGTGCGTTCGTGTGGATGATTTTAAAATGTTAAGCAAAACATTAAAACCGCTTCCGTTACCAAAAACTGATGAAGAAGGCCATGTATTTGATGCTTTTACTGACCCAGAACTACGTTACCGTATGCGTTACGTGGATTTAGTTGTAAATCCGCAAGTGAAAGAGGTTTTCATGAAAAGAACTAAACTTTTCACAGCCATGAGAACATTTTTCAATGATGCTGGTTATATGGAAGTGGAAACTCCGGTTTTACAATCGATTCCTGGTGGAGCAGCAGCGCGTCCGTTTATTACACATCATAATAGTTTAGACATTCCTTTATATATGCGAATTGCTAACGAATTATATTTGAAAAGATTAATCGTTGGTGGTTTTGATGGTGTTTACGAATTTTCGAAAAACTTCCGTAACGAAGGAATGGACAGAACACACAATCCAGAATTTACCGCAATGGAAATTTATGTAGCTTATAAAGACTACAACTGGATGATGGAAATGACAGAAAATTTATTAGAATATTGTGCCACTCAAGTAAATGGTACTACAAAAGCTACTTTTGGCGACCATGAAGTTGATTTCAAAGCACCTTACGCAAGAGTAACGATGACTGATGCTATCAAACAATTCACAGGTTTTGACATTACAGGAAAAACGGAAGATGAATTACGTGAAGCTGCAAAATCTATGGGAATTGAAGTAAACGATACCATGGGTAAAGGAAAATTAATTGATGAAATTTTTGGTGAGAAATGTGAAGGTAACTTTATTCAACCAACTTTCATTACCGATTATCCAAAAGAAATGTCGCCATTATGTAAATCGCACCGAGATAATCCAGACTTAACAGAGCGTTTTGAGTTGATGGTTTGTGGAAAAGAAATCGCAAATGCGTATTCCGAATTAAATGACCCAATTGACCAAAGAGAGCGTTTTGTAGCCCAAATGGAATTAGCTGCAAAAGGTGATGACGAAGCTAACGGAATTATCGATGAAGATTTCTTAAGAGCTTTAGAATATGGAATGCCACCTACATCTGGTTTAGGAATTGGAATGGACCGTTTAATTATGTTCTTAACAAACAATCAATCGATTCAAGAAGTATTGTTCTTCCCGCAAATGCGTCCTGAGAAAAAAGGTCCAGAATTAACAGAAGACGAAAAACACATTATCGAAATTTTAAAAGCTAATGAAGGAATTTCGATTGGTGATTTAAAAACTAAATCAGAATTAAGCGGAAAAAAATGGGATGCTGCAAGTAAAGGATTAAGCAAACATGGCTTGATGCGTGTTGTTGTAGATGGAGATAATAAAATAGCAGAATATTTAGGAAAATAA
- the lipB gene encoding lipoyl(octanoyl) transferase LipB has product MNKKIQLQDLGNKDYKDTWDYQEELFKEIVDIKVQNRRDETSIATPNYFLYVEHPHVYTLGKSGDISNLLLSEKQLEAKGATFYKINRGGDITYHGPGQIVGYPILDLENFFTDIHKYLRFLEEAIILTLAEYGLKGTRSEGETGVWFDVGTPFARKICAMGVRASRWVTMHGFALNVNADLGYFDNIIPCGIKGKAVTSMHVELNRNVDEQEVKEKILKHFQNLFEAEIF; this is encoded by the coding sequence ATGAACAAAAAAATCCAACTTCAAGATTTAGGAAATAAAGATTACAAAGACACTTGGGATTATCAAGAAGAATTGTTCAAAGAAATTGTTGACATTAAAGTGCAAAATAGGAGAGACGAAACTTCGATTGCTACACCAAACTATTTTTTATATGTAGAGCATCCCCATGTTTACACATTAGGAAAAAGTGGTGACATCTCAAATTTATTACTTTCCGAAAAACAATTAGAAGCTAAAGGAGCAACATTTTACAAAATCAATAGAGGAGGAGACATTACTTACCATGGACCTGGTCAAATTGTGGGTTATCCTATTTTAGATTTAGAAAACTTTTTTACCGATATTCATAAATATTTACGATTTCTTGAAGAAGCAATTATTTTAACATTAGCAGAATATGGTTTAAAAGGAACAAGAAGTGAAGGTGAAACCGGGGTTTGGTTTGACGTAGGAACACCTTTTGCAAGAAAAATTTGCGCCATGGGAGTTCGTGCTTCTAGATGGGTAACCATGCATGGCTTCGCACTAAATGTTAATGCAGATTTAGGATACTTCGATAATATTATTCCATGTGGAATAAAAGGAAAAGCGGTTACTTCAATGCATGTTGAATTAAATAGAAATGTAGACGAGCAAGAAGTGAAAGAAAAAATTCTTAAACATTTTCAAAATTTATTTGAAGCAGAGATTTTTTAA